CAAAAGACGCTTCGTGAATATATAAAAGAGGCTCATTTTTAGCGTGTTTAAAGGAGTAGTTCACATCGCAAATATCCAAACGCTGGATAAGTAAAATACTCAGCATATCAATCGCCTTTACCGCAGTACCGGGGTCATTAATCCCTGGGCTCATGGCCTTCACTGCAATCTCCGAGATTTGTGTTAAGCCATAGCGATAATGGTCGCTGATGTACTCTTCAACATAAAAAATAAAACAGCTAAGTAACGCATCATGTAGCGCCTCATCTTCGCTAAGGTCCTTATTACACTTAAGAAACGGGTAACCTTTAACGGTAAAAAACCCTTGTTTAACTGCAATATATATTTTTAAGTCATGCTGCTCACACAACGCACACAGTTTGTCACTGTGTACTCCCTTAAAATACCCCTCTTCTGTGCTGGGTAGGTTATGCCAACTCGAGAAGTCAGGAAAGTTACCAAAAGGCTGCTCTTGCTGTTTGGTGATAATATTCTTCATCTCACTTTTGGTGTTGTTAAACAGGTCATTTAACACATTATCGACCTGTATGGCGCGAGAGATTGAATGGATAAAAAACACAAAAAAGCCTAAAGAGATCAATCCAAACACCAGCGAAAATAAAACCCCTAACGCCGGGATCCCAGTTTCACCATTGCCCACGCCACGAATGTTTATCAGCATAATGATGGCATAAATGATACTGCCGAGATAAAACCCCAATACCAACTGGTGCGACTTTCTGGTGATAAGGCCCGGCAGTACTCTAGGTGACAACCCAGCAC
This portion of the Pseudoalteromonas sp. GCY genome encodes:
- a CDS encoding DUF2254 domain-containing protein, yielding MFTPRKLAENYRELISSIGFYPSLLAIAFFVFALITTALEYAAPISNFKELIAIVLVDSEENARTILSTLVGSIISLTVFSFSMVMIVLNNASAGLSPRVLPGLITRKSHQLVLGFYLGSIIYAIIMLINIRGVGNGETGIPALGVLFSLVFGLISLGFFVFFIHSISRAIQVDNVLNDLFNNTKSEMKNIITKQQEQPFGNFPDFSSWHNLPSTEEGYFKGVHSDKLCALCEQHDLKIYIAVKQGFFTVKGYPFLKCNKDLSEDEALHDALLSCFIFYVEEYISDHYRYGLTQISEIAVKAMSPGINDPGTAVKAIDMLSILLIQRLDICDVNYSFKHAKNEPLLYIHEASFDELLHDNFTPIRNYAKTDGYVMVNVLEAFKNILFRSSADQQATESLFNYLEAIIDDVRNTITNPFDRQRIIEMLEAIEKINGDKGEALITQFTRE